A part of Halobacillus shinanisalinarum genomic DNA contains:
- a CDS encoding alpha/beta fold hydrolase translates to MDLYYEVNGKGHPVVLVTGGADVRNWTFVTSLLAKHYKVVAFDGRGTGKSPSPLEDVNHVEDLLSLLDHLDINQATLIGHSMGGQIATEFALDYPERVSNLVLLAPGLSGFSYSKEFEEKIKAVHEAAPDIDKMVELLISDPSYRVVTGSPHRNLMVQMLRHHMSRMFEWPAVKIILSQPPAIERLGELTAKTLLIIGKEDSPDNLRVANYFRNHSDAQIIEIPDADHMLNLTHPEKLYQQIIGFMKE, encoded by the coding sequence GTGGATTTGTATTACGAAGTTAATGGAAAGGGTCATCCTGTCGTTCTCGTCACTGGTGGTGCTGATGTACGGAACTGGACTTTTGTCACCTCTCTTTTAGCAAAACACTACAAGGTCGTTGCTTTTGATGGACGTGGGACCGGTAAATCACCGTCTCCTTTAGAAGATGTTAACCATGTCGAAGATTTACTGTCGTTGCTTGACCATCTAGACATCAATCAGGCAACACTCATCGGTCATTCAATGGGTGGTCAAATTGCCACTGAATTCGCTTTGGATTATCCTGAAAGGGTTTCAAATCTCGTTTTACTTGCACCTGGATTATCTGGGTTTAGCTATTCAAAAGAATTTGAAGAGAAGATAAAGGCGGTTCATGAGGCTGCCCCTGATATCGATAAAATGGTTGAGCTTTTGATCAGTGATCCATCGTATCGTGTTGTAACGGGGAGTCCTCACCGGAATTTGATGGTTCAAATGCTCCGGCACCATATGAGCCGAATGTTTGAATGGCCGGCGGTTAAAATAATTTTGTCGCAACCACCGGCCATCGAAAGATTAGGAGAATTGACAGCTAAAACATTATTAATCATCGGTAAAGAGGATTCACCCGATAACCTTCGAGTTGCCAATTACTTTCGAAATCACTCAGACGCTCAAATCATAGAAATTCCAGATGCCGACCATATGCTCAATCTCACCCATCCCGAGAAGCTGTATCAACAAATTATAGGTTTTATGAAGGAATGA
- a CDS encoding acyltransferase, with amino-acid sequence MARERIESVYYLRVFAMLMVVMVHVTAAFQAVLTDGSDAYQTYHFINRIIRVEAGIFIMIIGMVFFYKYMSQKMDLTELKKYYKKRALYILIPYLVWAFFYEALSVYIGVVPLNFVEMTWRILQGESFYHLYFIFIIVQFYLIFPVILYLAQKLTFFKRYMWLFGIGIEIGYYFLDREYQIIPFSIFISSLGPYLLGAWIGAYYKEQKALINRKSTIIWGLFVSITGFYYVYLNYHMYTISSFVLPGYIYLIVNLFYILSASYLLFRLTEYICSKWPNAIPYVQNAAYYSFGFYLLHPFVLKVVAQFVPVPAGYWFHGSMILRFIGTVVLCYLIIWLFHRFFPFPNIMFGKLPKKARFILSTNPPSIKYRKTGSD; translated from the coding sequence ATGGCAAGAGAAAGAATAGAATCGGTCTATTATTTACGAGTTTTTGCCATGCTGATGGTTGTTATGGTTCACGTCACTGCAGCTTTTCAAGCTGTGTTAACGGATGGTAGTGATGCTTATCAAACATATCATTTTATTAATCGTATTATACGGGTAGAAGCAGGTATATTTATTATGATTATAGGCATGGTATTTTTTTATAAGTATATGAGTCAAAAAATGGATCTAACAGAACTAAAAAAATATTACAAAAAGAGAGCATTATACATACTTATCCCTTATTTGGTATGGGCCTTTTTCTATGAAGCCTTATCTGTATATATCGGGGTTGTACCGTTAAACTTTGTTGAGATGACATGGCGTATATTGCAAGGGGAATCTTTTTATCATCTGTATTTTATATTTATTATCGTTCAGTTTTATTTAATATTCCCGGTAATCTTGTACCTAGCTCAAAAGTTAACTTTTTTTAAGAGATATATGTGGTTGTTTGGTATAGGAATAGAAATTGGCTATTATTTCTTAGATCGAGAGTATCAAATTATTCCATTTTCTATCTTTATAAGTTCGCTAGGTCCATATTTATTAGGGGCCTGGATAGGTGCTTACTACAAAGAACAAAAAGCTCTTATCAATAGGAAATCAACGATCATCTGGGGATTATTTGTATCCATCACAGGCTTCTACTATGTCTATTTAAATTATCACATGTACACGATCTCATCATTTGTGTTACCAGGGTATATTTACTTAATAGTTAATTTATTTTATATACTCAGTGCAAGTTACCTTTTGTTTCGTTTAACTGAATACATTTGTAGCAAATGGCCTAATGCTATACCCTACGTCCAGAACGCGGCCTATTACTCATTTGGATTCTACCTATTACATCCATTTGTTTTAAAGGTGGTTGCCCAATTTGTACCGGTTCCTGCAGGATATTGGTTTCATGGAAGTATGATTCTTAGGTTCATTGGTACAGTGGTACTCTGTTATTTGATTATTTGGCTATTTCATCGATTCTTTCCATTTCCAAATATTATGTTTGGAAAGTTACCAAAAAAAGCTCGGTTCATATTGAGTACAAATCCACCGTCAATAAAGTATAGGAAAACTGGCTCTGATTAG
- a CDS encoding superoxide dismutase, whose translation MYTQSPEQEWLYRLINWSQNYEEYLALLHSRSDISPEEGNQIEEWVDQFTQLRHTAEGYSERSPQNEEGYNHSPDISSIYTKAHQLHEHFIDFSQEKSFNSSEQSREHRKENQAVPIGEHTLPPLPYNYDALEPYISEEIMRLHHDKHHKGYVEGLNKAEKKMQKARQTGDYSLIRHWEVEAAFNGAGHYLHTIFWDNMSPYGGGKPSGPLEKEIKHTFGSFEKFKEHFSKAAEKVQSVGWAMLVWSPRSWRTEILQAEQHQNLSQQDMIPLLVLDVWEHAYYLQYKNNRKDYIEAWWNVVNWDHVNRRYQEAKKIKWQPF comes from the coding sequence ATGTACACACAATCACCAGAACAAGAATGGCTTTATCGTCTAATAAATTGGAGTCAAAATTATGAAGAGTATCTTGCCTTATTGCATTCAAGATCTGACATTAGCCCAGAAGAGGGAAATCAAATAGAAGAATGGGTAGACCAGTTCACCCAATTACGTCATACAGCAGAAGGTTATAGCGAACGCTCCCCACAAAATGAGGAGGGATATAACCATTCGCCAGATATCTCCTCCATTTATACAAAAGCTCATCAGCTTCATGAGCATTTCATAGATTTTTCACAAGAAAAATCGTTTAACTCATCGGAACAATCTAGAGAGCACAGGAAAGAAAATCAAGCGGTTCCGATTGGAGAACACACTCTCCCTCCGCTTCCCTACAATTACGATGCCTTAGAGCCATATATCAGCGAAGAAATTATGCGTCTGCATCATGATAAACATCACAAAGGGTATGTGGAAGGGTTAAACAAGGCCGAGAAAAAGATGCAAAAGGCCAGACAAACCGGCGACTATTCCCTGATCCGCCATTGGGAAGTGGAAGCGGCATTTAATGGTGCCGGACATTATCTTCACACTATTTTTTGGGATAACATGAGTCCTTATGGGGGTGGTAAACCAAGCGGACCACTAGAAAAGGAAATCAAACATACTTTTGGCAGCTTCGAGAAGTTTAAAGAACATTTTTCAAAGGCTGCGGAGAAGGTGCAAAGTGTTGGGTGGGCAATGCTGGTATGGTCACCACGTTCATGGCGTACCGAAATTCTGCAAGCGGAACAGCACCAAAACCTTTCCCAACAGGATATGATTCCTTTGTTAGTACTAGATGTATGGGAACACGCGTATTATTTACAATATAAAAATAACCGTAAGGACTATATTGAGGCATGGTGGAATGTTGTTAATTGGGATCATGTTAACAGACGTTATCAAGAGGCAAAGAAAATTAAATGGCAGCCTTTTTAA
- a CDS encoding M1 family metallopeptidase, with protein sequence MKKAAIVVGSLLFIVVACNPLIDQESVENTSKASSFNINPIAPGSESTYDLSLKLDDEGEFTVEASIEVQNVSNEGWDTLVFYFIPNMFTEENSTDLKQPSNLEVDKITLNGKAAEYSLEKDTFTIPLSQKLPPQESINVTVNYTFTLPEEGHRFTKKGSSFYLAQWYPMVPTYRNGWNKEEYQSKGESYHTAFSNFKLHYEVPKGYTVVSSSEQDKFPSGSESTLLAQRMKELYVAVLYKPDMSEGIAEDTNVRVFNTEDTNRREKVVEIASEAIKYFEDTIGPYPHQQLDIILSDLSMEYSGIVTVDNGTKRIGSLKSLVVHEVAHQWFYGMVNNDPYYDAWLDEGLTTLSSSLFFAHKGNKEMPNEFNSKPKPVNLPIDQYPEKYGPYIYGNSSVGLWKVFEKYGDRQVAEDFLHKYYRLYKYKEVDTEEFIRFLKHFLNIEGNSDFEGWLKLEEGK encoded by the coding sequence TTGAAAAAAGCAGCAATTGTAGTAGGATCATTGTTATTCATTGTAGTGGCCTGTAACCCATTAATTGATCAGGAATCAGTTGAAAACACGAGTAAGGCTTCGAGTTTTAACATTAATCCTATCGCCCCAGGAAGCGAAAGCACCTATGATCTTTCATTGAAGTTGGACGATGAAGGGGAATTCACTGTAGAGGCATCCATCGAGGTTCAAAACGTTTCAAATGAAGGATGGGACACACTTGTCTTTTACTTCATTCCTAACATGTTCACTGAAGAAAACTCTACCGACCTTAAACAGCCTTCTAACTTGGAAGTCGATAAAATCACCCTTAATGGAAAAGCAGCAGAATACTCCCTGGAAAAAGATACGTTCACTATACCCTTAAGTCAAAAGCTACCACCTCAAGAATCCATAAATGTGACAGTTAACTATACTTTTACCCTTCCGGAAGAAGGACATAGATTTACGAAAAAAGGGTCAAGTTTTTACCTAGCTCAGTGGTATCCGATGGTTCCGACGTATAGGAACGGGTGGAATAAAGAGGAATATCAATCCAAAGGAGAGTCTTACCACACGGCCTTCAGTAACTTTAAATTACATTATGAAGTTCCTAAAGGATACACGGTTGTCTCCTCTAGTGAACAAGATAAGTTTCCTAGTGGTAGTGAATCAACACTTCTAGCTCAACGTATGAAAGAGCTTTATGTTGCTGTGCTATACAAACCAGATATGTCAGAAGGGATTGCAGAGGATACTAATGTAAGAGTTTTTAATACGGAGGATACGAATCGGCGAGAAAAGGTTGTAGAAATAGCATCCGAGGCTATCAAATATTTTGAGGATACTATAGGTCCTTACCCACATCAGCAATTGGATATTATTTTAAGTGATCTCTCAATGGAGTACTCGGGTATTGTTACCGTTGATAACGGTACTAAAAGAATCGGGTCGTTAAAGAGCTTAGTTGTTCATGAAGTTGCTCACCAGTGGTTCTATGGGATGGTCAATAACGATCCCTATTATGATGCGTGGTTGGACGAAGGATTAACAACCCTTTCTAGTTCCTTGTTTTTTGCTCATAAAGGGAATAAAGAAATGCCAAATGAATTTAATTCCAAACCGAAGCCTGTTAATTTGCCAATAGATCAATATCCCGAGAAATATGGTCCTTATATTTATGGAAACTCCTCTGTCGGCCTGTGGAAAGTATTTGAGAAGTATGGAGACAGACAGGTGGCTGAGGATTTTTTGCACAAATATTATAGGCTATATAAATATAAAGAAGTTGATACAGAAGAGTTTATTAGGTTTTTAAAGCATTTCTTAAACATAGAGGGGAATTCTGATTTTGAAGGATGGCTCAAGTTAGAAGAAGGGAAGTGA
- a CDS encoding PDDEXK family nuclease gives MKPIQEEMTSALRQWKPLSGKDADYLKEQIEATDAEGRLSENYLSSEEVFQLLERDIEKFLHNNPTVLGENFDIVDQQRILGNDSRLDLLLSNKHTREYIVVEIKKRAFGQRYHKPDTTLHTVLEKTIP, from the coding sequence GTGAAACCGATTCAGGAAGAGATGACTAGTGCACTGCGCCAATGGAAACCCTTAAGTGGTAAAGATGCTGACTATCTCAAGGAACAAATTGAAGCAACAGATGCAGAAGGGCGTCTTTCCGAAAATTATTTGTCATCAGAAGAGGTTTTTCAGTTATTGGAAAGAGATATAGAAAAGTTTCTTCATAACAATCCAACTGTTCTTGGTGAAAATTTCGATATTGTAGATCAGCAACGTATATTGGGTAATGATAGCCGACTTGATCTTCTGCTGTCGAATAAACATACAAGAGAATATATAGTTGTAGAGATTAAAAAAAGGGCCTTTGGGCAGAGATACCATAAACCAGATACAACGTTACATACGGTACTTGAAAAAACAATACCCTAA
- a CDS encoding SDR family oxidoreductase, with amino-acid sequence MKLQDKVAVVTGAASGMGKAIAELYAKEGAKVIVADLNKEGAHKVAKKITNQGGSAKAVQTNVANLHDIEHMIEAAVNEFGSLDILVNNAGIMDGFEPVGDISDERWDLLFDINTKGVMRSMRRAIPIFLDKGKGVIINIASTGGLNGAHAGAAYGASKHAVMGLTKNTGYMYADKGIRCNAIAPGGVQTNIGSSIKHINEFGAERTKAVQGVMPRTGESEEIAQVALFLASDDSSFVNGTVIVADAGWTAAF; translated from the coding sequence ATGAAATTACAAGATAAAGTGGCTGTTGTCACAGGGGCAGCATCAGGTATGGGAAAAGCCATTGCCGAACTCTACGCGAAAGAAGGAGCAAAAGTCATAGTAGCTGACCTAAATAAAGAGGGCGCCCATAAGGTTGCAAAAAAGATTACCAACCAAGGTGGATCAGCTAAAGCTGTTCAAACAAACGTCGCAAACTTACACGATATCGAACATATGATTGAAGCAGCAGTAAATGAATTTGGAAGCTTAGATATATTAGTTAATAACGCAGGGATTATGGACGGGTTTGAACCTGTAGGAGACATTAGTGATGAAAGATGGGATTTACTATTTGATATTAATACCAAAGGAGTCATGCGTTCCATGCGTAGGGCGATCCCAATCTTTTTAGATAAAGGAAAAGGAGTGATTATTAATATCGCTTCAACCGGCGGATTAAACGGGGCTCATGCCGGCGCAGCCTATGGAGCCTCCAAACACGCAGTGATGGGACTAACGAAAAACACCGGGTACATGTATGCAGACAAAGGCATTCGCTGTAACGCCATTGCACCAGGAGGAGTTCAAACAAATATTGGTTCCTCTATTAAACATATTAATGAATTCGGTGCGGAGCGTACGAAAGCAGTACAAGGTGTAATGCCAAGAACTGGGGAGTCAGAAGAAATTGCACAGGTTGCCCTATTTTTAGCTTCTGATGATTCGAGCTTCGTAAATGGGACCGTTATCGTAGCAGATGCAGGGTGGACCGCCGCGTTTTAA
- a CDS encoding cytochrome P450 family protein, translating into MKNSEQVVPKEVLGLLSGESVENPFPLLAKLRAIGPVVSIPNPLGETDRQAWMVTQMDEAMQVIKDHTRFTVDPSSIDGRNIRGNSVSNDDSSAPSTFFTGKSMLFVDEPDHRRLRKLVSKAFTPRYVESLRPRVQEIADELLDQVQEQGEMDIVKDYAYPLPINVISEMLGVPQSDRPQLQVWSGAIAEGLGWGRQEPDVAKHLRDFGEYTAKLVDDKRHNPADDLISQLIAVGEDEDQLTEEELISMITLLIFAGHETTSNLIGTGTFMLLDQPEHLKKLKADTSLVPSAVEELLRYNGPATSVGPRFATEDVELAGQQIKKGDMLLVLVKSANRDESKFAQAEELDITRKINRHLAFGQGLHMCLGAPLARMEGDIAFSTLLRRMPDLQLGIPRENVTWQFTLSTQGLDSLPVKF; encoded by the coding sequence ATGAAAAATTCGGAGCAAGTCGTCCCCAAAGAGGTATTAGGCTTACTTAGTGGTGAAAGTGTTGAAAATCCCTTTCCATTATTAGCGAAATTGCGAGCGATTGGACCTGTTGTTTCTATACCGAACCCGTTAGGCGAGACTGATCGTCAAGCCTGGATGGTTACGCAGATGGACGAGGCGATGCAGGTGATCAAAGATCATACCCGCTTTACTGTAGATCCGAGCTCGATTGATGGAAGAAATATCAGGGGAAATTCTGTAAGCAATGATGATTCATCTGCCCCTTCTACTTTTTTTACCGGAAAATCCATGCTCTTTGTCGATGAACCCGATCATCGCCGGTTACGGAAACTGGTGTCGAAAGCTTTTACACCAAGGTATGTGGAAAGCTTACGCCCACGCGTTCAGGAGATTGCTGACGAATTACTTGATCAGGTTCAAGAACAAGGAGAGATGGACATTGTGAAGGACTATGCCTATCCATTGCCGATCAACGTGATTTCTGAAATGCTCGGGGTCCCACAATCTGACCGGCCACAGCTTCAAGTCTGGTCGGGGGCTATTGCCGAGGGATTAGGCTGGGGTAGACAAGAGCCGGACGTCGCAAAGCATTTACGAGATTTCGGAGAATATACAGCAAAACTTGTGGACGACAAGCGCCATAACCCTGCCGATGACTTGATCAGCCAGTTGATTGCAGTCGGTGAAGATGAAGATCAACTTACCGAAGAGGAACTCATATCGATGATTACTCTATTGATCTTTGCAGGCCATGAAACAACATCGAACCTCATTGGTACCGGCACTTTCATGCTGCTGGATCAACCAGAGCATTTAAAAAAGCTTAAGGCTGACACTAGTTTGGTCCCTTCAGCCGTCGAAGAACTGCTGCGCTACAATGGGCCTGCCACAAGCGTCGGCCCACGTTTTGCCACCGAAGATGTTGAGCTTGCTGGACAGCAGATCAAAAAAGGGGATATGCTCCTTGTTTTAGTGAAATCGGCCAATCGGGATGAGAGCAAGTTTGCGCAGGCGGAGGAGCTGGATATTACGCGGAAGATCAATCGTCATCTCGCCTTTGGCCAGGGCCTCCATATGTGTTTGGGAGCTCCATTGGCCCGCATGGAAGGAGACATTGCGTTTTCCACACTGCTAAGACGCATGCCCGATCTGCAACTTGGCATTCCTAGGGAGAACGTCACTTGGCAGTTCACGCTGTCCACACAGGGATTAGATTCTCTGCCCGTCAAATTTTAG
- a CDS encoding VOC family protein, with translation MEKNKLLRMDNVGIVVESLDNAIPFFEEIGLNLEGRATVEGEWAGRVTGLGSQCVEIAMMVTPDGHSRIELSRFLTPPTISDHRTAPVNALGYLRVMFTVEDIDEMVSRLTKYGAQIVGEVVQYEDSYRLCYIRGTEGLLIGLAEQLGNK, from the coding sequence ATGGAAAAAAACAAATTACTAAGAATGGACAATGTCGGCATCGTTGTAGAATCCCTTGATAACGCAATCCCTTTCTTTGAGGAGATTGGCTTGAACCTCGAAGGACGAGCCACTGTCGAAGGTGAATGGGCTGGTCGCGTAACCGGATTGGGTTCTCAGTGCGTAGAGATTGCTATGATGGTTACCCCAGATGGCCACAGCCGAATTGAACTTTCGCGATTTCTCACCCCACCTACTATATCAGATCACCGGACTGCTCCTGTAAATGCGCTTGGTTATCTACGCGTCATGTTCACCGTTGAAGATATTGACGAAATGGTATCCAGACTTACTAAGTATGGTGCTCAGATCGTTGGCGAAGTGGTTCAATACGAGGACTCGTATCGGCTCTGCTACATTCGTGGAACCGAAGGACTTTTAATCGGTTTGGCGGAACAACTCGGTAACAAATAA
- a CDS encoding spore coat protein: MQNQNQMNQQQPQGKQLSENMMPNMSHGGHELLDAHEVIGGMIGLLDQYKMYDQHIQDPELKDILGRQYNFMTTLYNIVLESLQTGQEPSTSTYIYNMTQSNDVMYGLTPGQPKKPVQSVNELSDGGLSGYMMGQVKGLASSMTMAALEITNPVLRRVVSDSVPNLIEMGYEIFLYQNKHGYYQVPQLSQQDMTTILQSYTQAQQNPLN; this comes from the coding sequence GTGCAAAATCAAAATCAAATGAATCAGCAACAGCCACAAGGGAAACAGTTGTCCGAAAATATGATGCCTAACATGAGTCACGGCGGGCATGAGCTCCTAGACGCTCATGAAGTGATTGGAGGTATGATCGGCTTGCTGGATCAGTATAAAATGTATGATCAGCATATTCAAGATCCTGAGTTGAAAGATATTCTGGGTCGTCAATACAACTTTATGACGACGCTCTATAACATCGTTCTTGAAAGCTTGCAGACAGGCCAGGAGCCATCAACATCTACTTACATTTATAACATGACCCAAAGTAATGATGTAATGTATGGTCTAACGCCAGGTCAACCGAAAAAGCCGGTTCAATCCGTTAATGAGCTATCAGACGGTGGTCTTTCCGGTTATATGATGGGACAAGTGAAGGGATTGGCCTCTTCCATGACGATGGCTGCCCTTGAGATTACGAACCCTGTGCTGCGAAGAGTGGTCAGCGATAGTGTTCCAAACCTTATTGAGATGGGTTACGAGATTTTCCTATATCAGAATAAACATGGATATTATCAAGTGCCGCAGCTTTCTCAGCAGGATATGACTACTATCCTTCAAAGCTATACTCAAGCTCAACAAAATCCTTTAAACTAG
- a CDS encoding TetR/AcrR family transcriptional regulator: protein MNDSKPSQHEEKKSISLRERKKQQAKADIEEAALRLFHEKGFEQTSIQNIADVVMMSPRTFFRYFASKEDVLLGFIRRAQRDGIRSLDQIEPTASPHIALREVFECLASEYQQQRSNLQIRYQVAMQTPSISSIFLYSLLESEPAICDALYSRLEKANVNEIRFLVAIYMASFRVSVEKWLENEKNSDLVSLLKDHLDYFLTMPIDNNRL from the coding sequence ATGAATGACAGTAAACCTTCTCAACACGAAGAAAAAAAGTCAATCAGCTTGAGGGAACGCAAGAAGCAGCAGGCTAAAGCAGATATTGAAGAAGCAGCACTCCGACTCTTTCATGAAAAGGGGTTTGAGCAAACCTCTATCCAGAATATTGCAGATGTAGTAATGATGTCTCCCCGTACTTTCTTTCGCTATTTTGCTTCCAAAGAAGACGTGCTCTTAGGGTTCATTCGCAGGGCACAAAGGGACGGAATTCGTTCGCTGGATCAAATAGAACCAACAGCATCACCACACATTGCTCTTAGAGAGGTCTTTGAATGCCTGGCCAGTGAGTATCAGCAACAGCGATCCAATCTTCAGATTCGTTATCAGGTGGCCATGCAAACCCCTTCTATTTCTTCAATATTTCTCTATAGCCTGTTGGAATCTGAGCCAGCAATCTGTGACGCGCTTTACTCCCGCCTTGAAAAGGCGAATGTTAACGAGATAAGGTTCCTCGTTGCCATCTATATGGCTTCTTTTCGTGTATCTGTAGAAAAATGGCTGGAAAATGAAAAAAACAGTGATCTAGTTTCCTTATTAAAAGATCATTTGGACTACTTCTTAACCATGCCTATTGATAACAATCGGTTGTAA
- a CDS encoding thermonuclease family protein, whose amino-acid sequence MFLVPITPSRKVAATIIMISFILMGCAPSAEEPSSSEDDVKTEKNETNQEIAKQETAGVNSTDEATKLASNEREKETNATVTRVIDGDTLEVSMNGQIEDVRLLLVDTPETVHPSEPVQPFGPEASQFVKENLSGEKVRVKVGQEERDHYGRLLAYVFIDGKTIQEMLLSEGLARTAYLYNDLTMLDEFHEAQKPARTSEIGVWSIPGYAHVDHSHGYHYQVEPEQGANTGLKYDPAGRDRDCGDFSSQQQAQEFFESAGGHASDPHRLDGDGNGLVCESL is encoded by the coding sequence ATGTTTCTTGTTCCAATAACGCCAAGCAGAAAAGTCGCTGCTACCATAATTATGATTTCATTTATACTGATGGGGTGTGCTCCCTCAGCGGAAGAACCGTCAAGTTCAGAGGACGACGTTAAAACTGAAAAAAATGAAACAAATCAAGAGATCGCTAAGCAAGAGACAGCAGGGGTAAATTCAACAGATGAAGCCACTAAACTCGCCAGCAATGAACGCGAAAAAGAAACAAACGCCACCGTTACACGCGTCATTGATGGGGATACACTTGAAGTCTCCATGAATGGTCAAATAGAAGATGTCCGCTTACTCCTGGTCGATACGCCCGAAACCGTCCACCCATCAGAGCCTGTACAGCCATTCGGTCCTGAGGCTTCACAGTTTGTAAAAGAAAATCTTAGTGGTGAGAAAGTAAGGGTGAAAGTCGGCCAAGAAGAACGTGATCACTACGGGCGTTTGCTCGCCTATGTATTTATAGACGGTAAAACGATCCAGGAAATGCTCCTGAGCGAAGGTCTTGCTAGAACAGCATATCTGTACAATGACTTGACTATGCTCGATGAATTCCACGAGGCGCAAAAGCCGGCAAGAACGTCAGAAATCGGCGTCTGGTCGATACCTGGTTATGCTCATGTGGACCATAGCCATGGCTATCATTACCAGGTGGAACCTGAGCAAGGAGCGAATACAGGATTGAAATATGACCCGGCTGGGCGTGACAGAGACTGTGGAGATTTTAGCAGCCAGCAACAGGCACAAGAGTTTTTTGAATCAGCCGGAGGTCACGCTTCTGATCCTCACCGATTAGATGGTGATGGAAACGGTCTTGTTTGTGAAAGTTTGTAA
- a CDS encoding DUF3888 domain-containing protein: MKRLLITVIVLLCLFTGFSFASAQAQNSNGHNTVGQEQAVDQLLLDLFNKEISNAVANYYKKGSISFQYDWWDKDYDVVEVDQSEKGHVLESPFVVKFTVMPTKTKHNSRTNTTTLGPSLGGTDTRTFGVEPGDLTNGIKIKMLNYEHNEPKQ; encoded by the coding sequence ATGAAGCGTTTACTAATAACCGTTATTGTTCTTCTATGTTTATTTACTGGATTCTCTTTTGCTTCGGCTCAGGCCCAAAATTCTAATGGCCATAATACGGTTGGACAGGAACAAGCCGTAGATCAACTCTTATTAGATCTTTTTAATAAAGAGATTAGTAATGCAGTAGCCAATTATTATAAGAAGGGCTCAATAAGCTTTCAGTATGACTGGTGGGACAAAGATTATGATGTGGTTGAGGTAGATCAAAGTGAAAAAGGTCATGTATTAGAAAGTCCGTTCGTAGTAAAATTTACGGTTATGCCTACAAAAACAAAACACAACAGCCGGACAAATACAACAACCCTCGGCCCATCATTGGGAGGGACGGATACAAGAACCTTCGGTGTGGAACCAGGAGACTTAACAAATGGAATCAAAATAAAAATGTTAAATTACGAACATAATGAACCAAAACAGTGA